GTTAGGCTATGATAAAACGGATGCCGAGCATTACTTAACATCGACTAGCGGCTTAACAGCTACGCCAATTTTTCAAGAAGTCTTATTCAGATCTTTAAGCCAATTACCTACAAAGAACTTTGATTTATCATTGATAGAGAAAACGAAAAAAGAGCTAGAGAAACAAAAAGAAAAGCTGAGGAAGAAAGAACATCAACAAGAAAAAGAGAACAGGAAACGCGAGAAAGAGGAAGAGAAGGAACGGAAGAAAAGAGAGAAAGAGCAGAAAAAAAGAGAAAAGAAAGAGCAGAAAGAAAAAGAGAAAGAAATGAAAAAGAGAGAGAAGGAATACGAGAAAGAAAAGAAGGAACGAGAAAAAGGGGATGAAAAGAAAAAAGAAGATGATTGAACGGTGCTACTAAAGTTCAGCGGCATCGATATAGAAGTGACTGGTTTAATTGGCGTCTATACGAATTCAGGCACTTATAAATGGCATGATGGTGTTAAGGATGTACCAAATAAAAAAAGCCGCGTTCAAAATCGCGGCTTTTCAGTATTGATAACTGTTTATTAAGCCCTAACGAGCAAATTAGGCTTTCTACCTTGCAATGGCTTCGTTTGCTCCAATGCATATCCTGTATTCAACAGTAACGCTTCACTGAATGCGGGTCCCATGATTTGTAAGCCGATTGGCAAGTTACCTTTGAATCCGCACGGTACAGATAGACCAGGAATACCTGTTAAGTTTGCAGGTCCTGTGAAGCGAATGATGTTGTCAATTAAATCTACTTGTTTGCCGTTTAAGTCTACAAAATCTTCTCCGATTGTATTCGGCGCAACTGGCAAAGTAGGGGAGATGAGCACGTCTACTTTGTCAAATGCCTTTTGGAAGTCTTGCTTTAACTGTCTTCTGACTTGTTGAGCTTGCAAGTAATCCACAGCAGATGGAAGTTGTCCTAATTCGAAAAGCATGCGAATGTCATCGCCGAAGTCCTCTGGGCGTTTCTTTAAATCCGTGTCATGGATTGCAGAGGCTTCTGATAAGGAGGTGACGAGCTCCGCCCACTCAGCATATTGCAATGTTGGGATTTTCACAGTCTCAACTTTTGCCCCTTGATCAACAAGACTTTGAATGCCAGCGCGAACAAGTTTATCAATATCAGAGTCTACTTCGTTAAAGAAGAAGTCTTCATTGACACCAATGACTAAATCTTTTACGTCACCATTTATTTTCGAGAGATAATTCTCTTTAGGAACGTTCGCTGAAGTAGGGTCATTTTTATCGTACCCTGCGATGACTTCTAGTAAACCAGCAGCATCCTTCACCGTTTTCGTCATTGGACCGATATGATCTAATGACCAAGCAAGCGGGTAGCATCCATATTTACTGACGAGTCCATGCGTTGGTTTCAGTCCGACAATGCCGCAAGCAGATGCTGGGATACGGATAGATCCAGCTGTATCTGTTCCGAGGGAGGCGACACTCGAACCTGCTGCAACTGCCGCTCCGGAACCACCGCTTGAACCGCCTGGAATTTTATCGAGATCCCAAGGGTTTCGAACAGCTCCGTAATGTGGGTTGTTATTCGTGATGCCCCATGCATATTCATGCATGCTTAGTTTACCGGTAAATACAGCGCCCGCTTCTCTCAGTTTTGCAACAACAGTGGCATCATAGTTGGATACGAAATCCTTATGAATTTTAGAAGACATCGTAGTCACTTTGTCTTTGAAATATAAGTTATCTTTTAAAGCCATTGGAATTCCGTGATACATGCCGCGATACTTGCCGTTTAATATCTCTTTTTCTGCTTCTTTTGCAGATTTCTCAGCATCTTCACGGTAAA
This window of the Sporosarcina ureilytica genome carries:
- a CDS encoding amidase — translated: MSKNLIDLAVEELAPLLENKSISPVELTKEVLAHADHTEPQINAYMDIYREDAEKSAKEAEKEILNGKYRGMYHGIPMALKDNLYFKDKVTTMSSKIHKDFVSNYDATVVAKLREAGAVFTGKLSMHEYAWGITNNNPHYGAVRNPWDLDKIPGGSSGGSGAAVAAGSSVASLGTDTAGSIRIPASACGIVGLKPTHGLVSKYGCYPLAWSLDHIGPMTKTVKDAAGLLEVIAGYDKNDPTSANVPKENYLSKINGDVKDLVIGVNEDFFFNEVDSDIDKLVRAGIQSLVDQGAKVETVKIPTLQYAEWAELVTSLSEASAIHDTDLKKRPEDFGDDIRMLFELGQLPSAVDYLQAQQVRRQLKQDFQKAFDKVDVLISPTLPVAPNTIGEDFVDLNGKQVDLIDNIIRFTGPANLTGIPGLSVPCGFKGNLPIGLQIMGPAFSEALLLNTGYALEQTKPLQGRKPNLLVRA